The following proteins are co-located in the Fusarium verticillioides 7600 chromosome 7, whole genome shotgun sequence genome:
- a CDS encoding vesicle-associated membrane protein 7 has product MASSSTPATPLLYSCIAHNTTILSECTTSASSQTSSLASLILPKIEHTNPQKLTYTHGQHQIHYVSESPSEHREYPSAGGLTFLVIADSSLGRRVPFGYLFEIRKRFLQQFPESTDFSDMPNYGAASFNSELKSLMIEYGTTSGGRDDAIGNAKREIDDVRGIMTKNIESLLERGERLDLLVDKTDRLGGSAREFRVRSRGLKRKMWWKNVKLMALLALVVFLIIMAIVIAVKNGSG; this is encoded by the exons atggcatcgtcatcgactCCTGCGACTCCCTTGCTCTA CTCCTGTATCGCGCATAATACCACGATCCTCTCAGAATGCACAACATCGGCCTCCTCCCAAACCTCATCCCTCGCAtccctcatcctccccaAGATCGAACACACAAACCCTCAAAAGCTCACCTACACCCACGGCCAGCACCAAATCCACTATGTCTCCGAATCTCCATCTGAACATCGCGAGTACCCTTCCGCAGGCGGTCTAACattcctcgtcatcgccgacTCATCCCTCGGCCGTCGCGTGCCATTCGGTTATCTCTTCGAAATCCGCAAGCGCTTCCTGCAGCAATTTCCCGAGAGCACTGATTTCTCCGACATGCCCAACTACGGCGCAGCTTCGTTCAACTCGGAACTCAAGTCTCTCATGATCGAATACGGTACTACAAGCGGAGGCCGCGACGATGCCATCGGAAACGCCAAGCGCGAGATCGACGACGTTAGGGGGATCATGACTAAGAACATTgagagccttcttgagcGCGGTGAAAGGCTGGACTTGCTGGTTGACAAGACAGACCGCCTTGGTGGTAGCGCACGAGAGTTCCGCGTGCGCAGTCGTGGCCTCAAGCGCAAGATGTGGTGGAAAAACGTCAAGCTCATGGCACTCTTGGCACTTGTAGtattcctcatcatcatggctattGTGATCGCTGTCAAGAATGGGTCTGGTTAA
- a CDS encoding phospholipid-translocating ATPase yields MAPPYPSDNSGRRPSQPRNDTEGEIARDLAALDERYPRTSTNFSRPRNTGRSYTDPNNDRQRRSSADDTNVRSGSRSRTRRPDDGSHPRASGPYELRPIPSRTELSTDQPPDSADRTDKELTSPVDKTSFGFGGNGPKSSVRADIKKYLRERRQRRIGPGAKPTWKDRTKKQLGEFHQKVILETILRQKPLEPLPDGRHIPLNPPQRSANGLIDERAGKPYCSNFIRSSRYTIYDFIPKQLIFQFSKLGNFYFLVVGSIQMVPGLSTVGRWTTIVPLGVFVAFSMAKEGWDDYRRYRLDRLENRSEAWILTDRNADKGRVRHAEKMRRKREKASESGEEHMLDDLESGTAGTAKLGGKGDWTSVQWQHVRVGDVIRLRRDDPVPADIVLLHATGPNGIAYIDTMALDGETNLKSKQACPLLAERCNTLEGLRATQATVISENPNLDLYSYDGRVTVDGETLPLSMNNVVYRGSTLRNTAEALGIIVNTGEECKIRMNANKNVRAKKPAMQSVINKMIMVQIFIVLMLTMGLTIGYYLWRDETEDFAWYIKRLPFYNGSVAFKEIFFGYIIMFNTLIPLSLYISLEIIKLGQLYLLQDAEMYDPISDTPMVANTTTILENLGQVSYVFSDKTGTLTENIMRFRKMSVAGVACLHDMDVQRDQEEMRRRIEESERPKKGKSKASFSAAKNTGHVKTLDGNDDTSGSGSRPEPIRTMSTRSASHWQSTVNTAENADMKTEDLLEYIQRKPNTAFSRKVKHFLLCIALCHTCLPEKTDDGDITFQAASPDELALVEAAKDLGYLVIDRPAQAIKLEARDADGSLYTETYQVLDVIEFSSKRKRMSIIIRMPDGRICIFCKGADNVIMQRLKLSNLAEETAKNIGRRASQRRASRQDQALQRINSQKSVSPYGSPYGSPRNSFGFSRAESSNREGLRLSLGRRSTDLKRLSQQLARSPRTSTEMMSPRQSLAQMPSFDDAERKIDESMAANEGAVFEKCFQHVDDFASEGLRTLMYAYRYIDEDSYRTWKEKYREAETSLIDRQERIEAAGELIEQRFELAGATAIEDKLQAGVPETIDKLRRANIKVWMLTGDKRETAINIGHSARVCKPWSEIYVLDATLGELKETITATLNDVSRGMVPHSVVVVDGQTLAKIDEDDELSLLFYDLVVRVDSVICCRASPSQKSNLVRSIRRYVPKSMTLAIGDGANDIGMIQASHVGIGISGREGLQAARISDYSIAQFRFLQKLLFVHGRWNYMRTGKYVLATFWKEVLFFIVQAHYQRYNGYSGTSLYESWSLTVFNSAFTSLPVILLGIFEKDLRAETLMKVPELYTFGQRNLGFRFSQYFAWMFMGAAGSFVIWYFTWCVYDKIFYDRDNSIFAMGMVSFTVAVIFINIKLLILEVHTKTVVTFGGCLISVAGWFLWMLALSGIKPKSFGPYIVRDAFIDNFGRTLQWWTLVLLELIVLIVIDLVVQAIRRVYFPGDQDLMQRIEKDGNVDKVFGDGKDAEEGDGEAERILSNQPTPGVDRGQDRRHRGSHDDYQPRFTATAEERENPMEQWRG; encoded by the exons ATGGCTCCTCCATACCCCAGCGATAATAGCGGGCGACGTCCCTCGCAACCGAGAAATGACACCGAAGGTGAAATAGCTCGTGAtctcgctgctctcgatGAGCGATATCCTCGAACTTCGACCAATTTCTCGAGACCACGGAATACAGGGCGCTCTTACACAGACCCCAACAATGATCGCCAGCGACGATCTTCCGCAGATGATACAAACGTGAGATCTGGATCGAGGTCCAGAACTAGACGACCCGATGATGGTTCTCATCCGAGAGCGAGCGGCCCTTACGAATTGCGACCGATACCTTCGAGGACGGAATTGTCAACTGACCAACCTCCCGATTCTGCGGATCGAACCGATAAGGAATTGACTTCGCCCGTTGACAAGACCAGTTTTGGGTTCGGCGGAAACGGTCCCAAATCCTCAGTGCGcgccgatatcaagaaatATCTTCGAGAAAGACGTCAGCGAAGAATTGGACCTGGCGCAAAACCAACATGGAAAGATCGCACTAAGAAACAGCTCGGAGAGTTCCACCAAAAGGTCATTCTCGAGACAATTCTTCGCCAAAAACCCCTCGAACCTTTACCCGACGGTCGCCATATTCCTCTCAATCCACCGCAGCGAAGTGCCAATGGTCTTATCGACGAGCGTGCAGGGAAGCCGTACTGCAGTAACTTCATCCGCTCAAGTCGCTACACTATCTACGATTTCATCCCGAAGCAACTCATCTTTCAGTTTAGCAAGCTTGGAAACTTTTActtccttgttgttggttctATTCAGATGGTTCCTGGCCTGAGTACTGTCGGAAGATGGACTACTATTGTACCTCTGGGTGTATTCGTCGCATtcagcatggccaaggaAGGATGGGATGATTATAGGCGCTATCGACTTGATCGCCTGGAAAATCGAAGTGAGGCTTGGATTCTGACGGATCGAAATGCGGACAAAGGCCGTGTCAGACACGCTGAGAAaatgaggaggaaaagggaaaaagCGTCTGAGAGTGGTGAAGAGcacatgcttgatgatctcgagtCAGGCACTGCAGGGACCGCCAAATTGGGTGGAAAGGGAGACTGGACTTCGGTACAATGGCAACATGTTCGTGTTGGCGATGTAATTCGTTTGCGCCGAGATGACCCTGTTCCTGCGGATATTGTGCTTTTGCATGCTACCGGTCCTAATGGCATTGCGTACATCGACACCATGGCTCTTGATGGTGAGACGAACCTCAAGAGTAAACAGGCCTGTCCTTTGCTCGCCGAGCGATGCAACACCCTCGAAGGACTTCGCGCGACACAAGCTACTGTCATCTCTGAAAATCCTAACCTGGACCTTTACAGCTACGACGGTCGAGTAACTGTCGACGGCGAAACTCTACCACTGTCCATGAACAATGTCGTTTACCGTGGATCTACTCTCCGCAACACTGCTGAGGCCCTCGGTATCATTGTAAACACAGGCGAGGAGTGCAAGATTCGGATGAACGCCAACAAAAATGTTCGCGCGAAGAAACCCGCTATGCAATCTGTTATCAACAAGATGATCATGGTTCAAATCTTCATCGTTCTCATGCTCACAATGGGCCTAACTATTGGTTACTACCTGTGGCGAGATGAAACTGAGGATTTCGCTTGGTACATCAAGCGACTTCCTTTCTATAATGGCAGTGTCGCTTTTAAGGAAATCTTCTTTGGGTACATCATTATGTTCAACACACTGATCCCCTTGTCGTTGTATATCAGTCTTGAAATTATCAAATTGGGTCAGCTATATTTGCTTCAGGATGCCGAGATGTATGACCCAATATCGGACACGCCCATGGTTGCGAATACGACCACTATCCTCGAGAATCTGGGCCAAGTCAGCTATGTCTTTTCTGACAAGACGGGTACTCTGACAGAAAACATCATGCGCTTTCGGAAAATGTCGgtcgctggtgttgcttgTCTGCACGATATGGACGTGCAGAGAGATCAAGAGGAGATGCGTCGACGAATTGAAGAGTCGGAACGGCCGAAAAAGGGTAAGAGCAAGGCAAGCTTTTCTGCGGCAAAGAATACAGGCCATGTCAAGACTTTGGACGGAAACGACGATACAAGTGGAAGCGGATCTCGACCAGAGCCTATTAGAACCATGTCGACAAGGTCTGCAAGCCATTGGCAATCCACTGTCAATACAGCCGAGAACGCCGACATGAAGACGGAAGATTTACTTGAGTACATTCAGAGGAAGCCGAATACAGCTTTCTCGCGAAAGGTAAAGCACTTTTTGCTGTGCATTGCTCTCTGCCACACTTGTCTTCCTGAAAagactgatgatggcgacATCACATTCCAAGCTGCTTCACCTGATGaacttgctcttgttgaagctgccaaaGATCTGGGATATCTGGTCATTGATCGGCCTGCACAAGCTATCAAATTGGAGGCCCGAGATGCAGATGGTTCCCTATACACCGAGACGTATCAGGTGCTGGATGTGATTGAATTCAGcagcaagaggaagagaatgtCGATCATCATTCGCATGCCCGACGGACGTATCTGCATCTTTTGCAAGGGCGCCGACAATGTCATCATGCAGCGTCTGAAGTTGAGTAATCTCGCCGAAGAAACTGCCAAGAACATCGGTCGTCGGGCAAGTCAGCGACGAGCGTCTCGACAGGATCAAGCTTTGCAGCGGATCAACTCTCAAAAGAGCGTCAGTCCTTATGGTAGTCCCTATGGAAGTCCTCGCAATAGTTTTGGGTTCTCTAGGGCTGAGTCGTCTAATCGAGAAGGTCTCAGATTGAGCTTGGGACGACGTTCCACTGATCTGAAGCGTCTGTCACAACAGCTTGCTCGATCACCTCGTACTTCCACCGAAATGATGAGCCCTAGACAGAGTCTTGCTCAAATGCCCTCGTTCGACGATGCCGAGCGCAAGATTGACGAATCTATGGCTGCTAATGAAGGCGCCGTGTTTGAGAAGTGCTTCCAGCACGTCGATGATTTCGCCAGCGAGGGACTCCGAACTCTTATGTATGCCTACCGTTACATTGACGAGGACTCTTATCGCACTTGGAAAGAAAAGTACAGAGAAGCTGAGACAAGCTTGATCGATCGTCAGGAGCGCATCGAAGCCGCCGGAGAGCTTATTGAGCAGAGGTTCGAGCTTGCCGGAGCGACAGCAATTGAGGACAAGCTTCAGGCGGGAGTCCCAGAGACCATTGACAAGCTGCGCCGAGCCAACATCAAAGTCTGGATGCTTACGGGCGACAAGCGAGAGACGGCTATTAATATTGGCCATTCTGCTCGTGTGTGTAAACCTTGGTCAGAGATTTACGTTCTGGACGCGACTTTGGGCGAACTGAAGGAGACGATTACTGCGACTCTCAATGATGTTAGCCGTGGTATGGTTCCACATTCCGTTGTGGTTGTTGACGGACAGACACtggccaagattgacgaagatgatgaattgTCTCTTCTGTTCTATGACCTTGTTGTACGTGTTGACTCTGTCATCTGCTGCCGAGCTTCTCCCTCACAAAAGTCCAATCTCGTTCGCTCGATTCGAAGATATGTGCCTAAGAGCATGACTCTGGCAATTGGAGACGGCGCGAACGATATCGGTATGATCCAGGCCTCTCATGTTGGCATTGGTATTTCTGGTCGCGAGGGTTTACAGGCTGCTCGAATTTCGGACTACTCGATTGCCCAATTCCGATTCCTTCAAAAGCTACTCTTCGTTCATGGCCGTTGGAACTACATGAGGACCGGCAAGTATGTACTTGCAACTTTCTGGAAGGAAGTCCTGTTCTTCATCGTACAAGCTCATTACCAGCGCTATAACGGATACTCTGGCACGTCACTGTACGAATCGTGGAGTTTGACCGTCTTCAATAGTGCCTTTACGTCACTTCCTGTTATTCTTCTCGGTATTTTCGAGAAGGATCTGCGTGCAGAGACGTTGATGAAAGTGCCAGAGTTGTACACTTTTGGACAGAGGAACCTCGGATTCAGATTCTCGCAGTACTTTGCATGGATGTTCATGGGTGCTGCTGGGAGTTTTGTGATCTGGTACTTTACGTGGTGTGTTTACGATAAGATCTTTTATGATCGGGATAACAGTATCTTTGCTATGGGTATGGTTAGTTTCACTGTTGCTGTTAttttcatcaacatcaagctctt GATCCTTGAAGTGCACACCAAAACTGTTGTTACCTTTGGTGGTTGTCTGATATCTGTCGCTGGCTGGTTCTTGTGgatgctggccttgtcaggcatcaagcccaagagtTTTGGCCCTTATATTGTTAGGGACGCTTTTATTGACAACTTTGGTCGCACACTACAATGGTGGACGCTTGTACTGCTCGAGCTTATCGTGCTCATTGTCATTGATCTGGTTGTTCAAGCTATTCGCCGAGTCTATTTCCCCGGCGACCAGGATCTGATGCAACGAATTGAGAAAGATGGCAATGTGGACAAAGTCTTTGGAGATGGCAAAGAcgctgaagaaggcgacgGTGAAGCAGAGAGAATTCTCTCAAACCAGCCAACGCCGGGTGTTGACAGAGGACAAGATAGGAGACATCGTGGGAGCCACGATGATTATCAACCGAGGTTCACGGCGACTGcagaagagagggagaatCCAATGGAGCAATGGCGGGGATGA
- a CDS encoding ATPase: MGFAQCNGNLWEIDDFSVCFRVDYLQILLPLIALFVSVALLAWTSISRLLSSWSKSKASYQQLASEDRRHSHTDLPPVRVDDSDDDDGLEINGGRLALVKTTTRGSIVQADTPTGQLVSQVVEELAIAGLIAVNILQLIEGSKGRNSRPAAITGLLIWIYVFILSTLRLVLGALKRRGPHLWNHTAFLYSFNWVLSLFLFRSAFLQDDISRTDKITTIVEFAFITLLFLMAMTTRKGNKTVRLEWEDGIEPSREPLASLFSLAVFGWVDAIVYKGWKAPMEMEHVWNLLPKDKAAAVIADYRQMKRTGSLAVHLLKYFKRDLLIQCALAVLAGLFTFAPTLLLKVILEFVEDYNAGLKKQTETNLPINVIWLYVIGLPVVDLIRSYADNQALWIGRKICIRVRALIIGDIYAKALRRKASTGKDKVLLEDKASPAKEDETQNGFVGKIKRALSMKKDDKKASPNDAESANESIKDDKKDDSGDEQANLGTIINLMSIDSFKISEVTAYLHFLCASAPTQLVIAVVLLWQVMGLSAIPGIIVMVLLLPVNYGLARGFTITSKRILAATDKRTNVTNEVLQNIRIIKYFAWEQRFGRIIDEKRQLELKALRSRFMVWALAVAIWNSVPVLITFFSFLVYTVVEKKPLKPSIAFTAMSLFMLLRVPLDQFGDMFAHVQETKVSIDRVEDFLQEEETDKYIQLGLDNVDDEGVRRIGFNNATLTWGSKDTVAEDSARAFRLMDLDIDFKIGKLNIIAGPTGSGKTSMLMGLLGEMTLLEGGVYCPGGRSREDVHPDPETGLANTIAYVAQSAWLVNANVRENILFSAPFDEQRYRNVIVACALERDLQILDHGDETLVGEKGITLSGGQKQRISLARALYSNSAHLLLDDCLSAVDSHTAQWIFSNCIRGPLMRNRTCILVTHNTTLCVPSSDYVVLLENGRVDIQGPSAEVIASGKLGEEIQKSRPGSANPSRIPSRVPSSVGDDETTVNGQGDALDGVDCSKKDAQNKPKKDAMEETKATGSVKWPVLKLYLQSMGPWWFWIVALFVFISQQVSGLATNLWVRVWANQYVNGTPESKVAPAMYSSTQFNAVGFANVVRLGSAEDLKPLDGSFSAQGHPHGVNAMYYLSVLAAIGIAGAMAALFRDLWIFLGSLTASKGIHDRLIASVTRAKFKFFDVTPLGQLMNRFSKDLEAVDQEIAPVAIGVISCGISLMMTVGLIAYITPKFLYAAFGIAILFYLIAAFYLRASRDLKRLEAVQRSPLFQQFGETLSGMTTIRAYGDERRFIRDNLEKINTQSRPFIYLWACNRWLAFRADLVGDLVAFFAGMFLILNLGKTDAGAAGISLSYALSFTESVLWLVRLYAINEQNMNSMERIKEYLDVEQEAEAVIEDNRPPADWPRKGSVEFVDYTTSYRKELSPVLQNITLKIEPQEKVGIVGRTGAGKSSLALAIFRALEADKGKILIDGLEIGSIGLQDLRENITIVPQDPTLFHGTIRSNLDPFDQYTDDQIFAALRRVQLIGPDEPLTSPPTPTQTPGSPSSPTAKTNKNLFLNLQSPVAASGSNLSQGQRQLLCLARAMLKSPTVLVMDEATASIDYATDSKIQETIRELTGTVITIAHRLATIVDYDKVLVLDKGEVVEYAHPWELINNKDGTFRSMCEMSGELDVLLKAAKKKWDSGRLVDVDP; this comes from the exons ATGGGGTTTGCGCAGTGCAATGGAAATCTATGGGAGATTGATGACTTCAGCGTCTGCTTCCGAGTAGA CTACCTGCAGATTCTACTCCCTCTGATCGCCCTGTTCGTTTCCGTTGCGCTTTTGGCCTGGACAAGCATCTCCCGCCTCCTCAGCTCATGGTCCAAGTCCAAAGCTAGTTATCAACAGCTTGCAAGCGAGGACCGACGCCACAGCCATACCGATCTTCCTCCCGTGCGGGTCGACGAttctgatgacgatgatggactTGAGATTAACGGCGGTCGATTGGCCCTTGTCAAGACTACCACTCGTGGTTCTATAGTCCAAGCCGACACACCTACTGGACAATTGGTTTCGCAGGTCGTAGAGGAACTTGCCATCGCTGGTCTCATTGCTGTAAACATTCTTCAGCTAATTGAAGGCAGCAAGGGGCGTAACAGCCGTCCGGCAGCTATTACTGGTTTGCTGATTTGGATCTACGTTTTCATCCTCTCGACTCTGCGTCTGGTGCTTGGTGCTCTGAAACGACGCGGTCCTCATCTCTGGAACCACACAGCTTTTCTCTACAGCTTCAACTGGGTTCTTtcactctttctttttcgatCCGCCTTCCTCCAAGATGACATTAGCCGAACCGACAAGATCACAACGATTGTGGAGTTTGCATTTATTACACTCCTTTTCTTAATGGCAATGACCACTAGAAAGGGCAACAAAACAGTTCGCTTGGAATGGGAGGACGGAATTGAACCCTCGCGCGAGCCATTGGCCAGTCTGTTTTCTCTGGCTGTGTTTGGCTGGGTTGATGCGATCGTCTACAAGGGCTGGAAGGCTCCAATGGAAATGGAGCATGTCTGGAACCTGTtgcccaaggacaaggccgCTGCTGTTATTGCTGATTACCGCCAGATGAAACGAACTGGTTCTCTGGCGGTGCATCTGCTCAAGTACTTCAAGCGGGACCTGCTGATTCAATGCGCCCTCGCGGTCCTCGCTGGCCTCTTTACGTTTGCGCCAACCCTTCTTTTGAAGGTGATTCTCGAGTTTGTTGAAGACTACAATGCAGGATTGAAGAAACAAACCGAAACAAACCTACCGATCAATGTCATCTGGCTTTATGTCATTGGCCTTCCTGTAGTCGATTTAATACGTTCATACGCCGATAACCAAGCTCTCTGGATTGGTCGAAAGATCTGCATCCGTGTCCGAGCTCTTATTATCGGCGACATCTATGCCAAAGCGCTGCGTCGCAAGGCTTCCAcaggcaaggacaaggtGCTGCTTGAAGATAAAGCTAGCCCCGCCAAGGAAGACGAGACACAGAATGGTTTTGTTGGAAAGATTAAGCGGGCCTTGAGCATGAAGAAGGACGATAAGAAAGCTTCTCCCAACGATGCCGAATCTGCCAACGAGAGTATCAAGGACGACAAGAAAGACGATTCTGGCGACGAGCAGGCCAATCTGGGTACCATTATCAACCTCATGTCTATCGACAGTTTCAAGATTTCCGAAGTCACTGCCTACCTGCACTTTCTGTGTGCTTCCGCTCCTACGCAGCTGGTCATTGCCGTTGTACTGCTCTGGCAGGTCATGGGTCTTAGTGCTATCCCtggcatcatcgtcatggtCCTTCTCCTGCCTGTCAACTACGGCCTCGCTCGGGGTTTCACCATCACTTCGAAGAGAATTCTTGCAGCCACCGACAAACGTACTAATGTCACCAACGAGGTCTTGCAAAACATTCGCATCATCAAGTACTTTGCCTGGGAACAGCGTTTTGGCCGCATCATTGACGAGAAGCGTCAGCTGGAACTCAAGGCTCTGCGTTCGAGGTTCATGGTCTGGGCACTGGCTGTAGCTATCTGGAACTCCGTGCCCGTcctcatcaccttcttctcgttcctTGTTTACACGGTCGTTGAGAAAAAGCCCCTGAAACCGTCCATCGCCTTTACAGCCATGTCGCTCTTCATGCTCCTCCGTGTCCCGCTGGACCAGTTTGGTGACATGTTCGCCCACGTCCAGGAAACCAAGGTTTCTATCGATCGTGTGGAAGATTTCCTTcaggaggaggagaccgACAAGTACATTCAGCTTGGCTTGGATAATGTGGATGACGAAGGTGTCAGACGAATTGGTTTCAACAATGCTACTCTTACGTGGGGTAGCAAAGACACTGTTGCTGAGGATAGTGCCCGTGCTTTCCGACTCATGGATCTGGATATTGATTTCAAGATTGGTAAACTGAACATCATCGCAGGCCCTACAGGGTCTGGAAAGACATCCATGCTGATGggacttcttggtgaaaTGACGCTGCTAGAAGGAGGCGTCTACTGTCCCGGTGGCCGCAGCCGAGAAGATGTTCATCCTGATCCTGAGACTGGTCTCGCCAACACGATCGCCTATGTCGCACAATCTGCTTGGTTGGTTAACGCAAACGTGCGCGAaaacatcctcttctctgcgCCATTTGACGAGCAACGGTACCGCAATGTCATTGTGGCTTGTGCACTGGAACGCGATCTCCAGATTCTCGACCACGGCGACGAAACATTGGTCGGAGAGAAGGGTATCACGCTTTCTGGTGGACAGAAGCAACGTATTTCCCTTGCTCGTGCCCTCTACTCCAACTCTGCCCATCTGCTACTTGACGACTGTCTCAGCGCTGTTGACTCGCATACCGCGCAATGGATCTTTAGCAACTGCATTCGTGGCCCCCTTATGAGGAACCGTACTTGTATCCTCGTCACACACAACACGACCCTTTGTGTTCCCTCTTCCGACTATGTAGTccttctcgagaatggcCGAGTTGATATCCAAGGTCCATCAGCTGAGGTTATTGCTTctggcaagcttggtgaggagatTCAAAAGTCTCGTCCCGGCTCAGCCAACCCCTCGCGCATTCCTTCTCGTGTTCCCTCAAGcgtcggcgatgatgaaacCACTGTTAACGGCCAAGGTGATGCTCTCGATGGTGTGGATTGCTCTAAGAAGGACGCACAGAACAAACCCAAGAAGGATGCCATGGAAGAAACCAAGGCCACTGGGTCAGTCAAGTGGCCCGTTCTCAAGCTGTACCTTCAGTCCATGGGCCCCTGGTGGTTCTGGATTGTCGCCCTCTTCGTCTTTATTTCTCAGCAGGTTTCTGGATTGGCCACCAATCTCTGGGTCCGTGTATGGGCGAACCAGTACGTCAATGGTACACCAGAGTCGAAGGTCGCGCCGGCTATGTACTCTTCCACGCAATTCAACGCTGTCGGCTTTGCCAACGTTGTCCGACTCGGCTCTGCGGAAGACCTGAAGCCTCTCGATGGGTCCTTTTCTGCGCAAGGCCACCCGCATGGGGTCAATGCCATGTACTACTTGTCGGTTCTCGCTGCTATTGGAATTGCCGGTGCCATGGCAGCCCTCTTCAGAGATCTCTGGATCTTCCTGGGTTCGTTGACGGCATCAAAGGGCATTCACGATCGATTGATAGCATCTGTGACGCGAGCCAAGTTCAAGTTCTTTGATGTCACGCCACTGGGCCAGTTGATGAACCGATTCAGCAAAGATCTGGAGGCGGTCGATCAAGAAATTGCACCTGTGGCAATTGGAGTCATCAGCTGTGGCATTtctctgatgatgacggtTGGCCTGATTGCATACATCACACCCAAGTTCTTGTATGCCGCTTTTGGTATTGCTATTCTGTTCTACCTCATCGCCGCATTCTACCTCCGAGCTTCTCGCGATCTGAAGCGTCTTGAGGCAGTCCAGCGCAGTCCTCTGTTCCAGCAATTTGGAGAAACATTGAGTGGCATGACAACCATTCGAGCTTATGGTGACGAGCGACGATTCATCCGGGACAATCTGGAAAAGATCAACACTCAGAGTCGACCCTTCATTTACCTGTGGGCATGCAATAGATGGCTGGCCTTTAGGGCTGATCTTGTGGGAGACTTGGTAGCTTTCTTTGCCGGCATGTTCCTTATCCTTAACCTTGGTAAGACGGATGCTGGTGCCGCGGGTATTTCCCTGAGCTACGCATTGAGCTTCACCGAGAGTGTGCTGTGGCTTGTACGCCTTTATGCCATTAACGAGCAAAACATGAACTCTATGGAACGCATCAAGGAGTATCTCGACGTTGAgcaagaggcagaagctGTTATTGAGGACAACCGACCTCCAGCAGACTGGCCTCGTAAGGGGTCGGTCGAGTTTGTGGACTACACCACAAGTTACCGAAAGGAGCTCAGCCCTGTCTTGCAGAACATTACGCTCAAGATTGAGCCGCAGGAAAAGGTTGGTATCGTCGGAAGAACAGGTGCAGGCAAGAGTTCTCTGGCCCTGGCGATTTTCCGAGCGCTAGAGGCagacaagggcaagattcTCATCGACGGACTTGAGATTGGCAGCATTGGTCTGCAGGATCTCCGAGAGAACATCACCATTGTGCCTCAAGACCCTACATTGTTCCACGGCACGATTCGAAGCAACCTGGATCCATTCGATCAATACACAGATGATCAGATCTTTGCGGCGCTTCGACGAGTACAGCTCATTGGTCCTGATGAGCCTCTAACATCACCACCTACGCCGACACAAACACCTGGCTCACCAAGCTCACCAActgccaagaccaacaagaacCTCTTCTTGAATCTTCAATCGCCAGTCGCGGCATCAGGCTCGAACTTGTCCCAAGGACAGCGCCAGCTTCTGTGTCTTGCTCGAGCCATGCTCAAGTCTCCCACAGTGTTAGTCATGGACGAAGCCACAGCATCCATCGACTACGCCACCGACTCAAAGATCCAAGAAACAATCCGCGAGCTCACAGGCACAGTCATCACAATTGCCCATCGACTAGCGACCATTGTGGACTACGACAAGGTGCTCGTTCTCGACAAGGGTGAGGTGGTGGAATATGCTCACCCATGGGAACTCATCAATAATAAGGATGGTACGTTCCGCAGCATGTGCGAGATGAGTGGTGAGCTGGATGTTCTCCTCAAggcggcgaagaagaagtgggatTCTGGACGCTTGGTGGATGTTGATCCAtag